One window from the genome of Vidua chalybeata isolate OUT-0048 chromosome 3, bVidCha1 merged haplotype, whole genome shotgun sequence encodes:
- the LOC128785614 gene encoding F-box only protein 21-like isoform X1: protein MLICALPAQYLISQWYGTDSAERIQITERIIASWSISTRSYLSLDAWADCLKLWLSKTRNWYYGENKTKSSNNEAKPHSYLAESAHVHSPKPEYIKFCVGQVIIHRRFGYSGVIVGWDVKASTPEEQLQPRYPPVKQDLKDTPHYQILINKANGFGKSTAYVPEEEITVIMGLEVYHPDMENYFSGYDGSKYIMQPWLKKLYPHD from the exons ATGCTGATCTGTGCTCTTCCTGCACAGTATTTAATATCTCAGTGGTATGGAACAGACTCTGCCGAGCGCATCCAAATAACAGAAAG GATAATTGCCTCTTGGAGCATCTCAACAAGATCTTACTTGAGTCTGGATGCATGGGCAGATTGCTTAAAGCTGTGGCTCTCAAAGACAAG gAATTGGTACTATGGAGAGAACAAGACTAAAAGCAGTAACAATGAAGCAAAACCCCATTCTTATCTTGCAG aATCAGCTCATGTTCACAGTCCAAAACCTGAATACATTAAGTTCTGTGTGGGCCAGGTAATAATTCACAGAAGGTTTGGCTACTCAGGAGTCATTGTCGGATGGGATGTAAAAGCTAGCACTCCAGAAGAACAACTACAACCCAGATATCCTCCAGTGAAACAG GATCTAAAAGATACTCCTCACTATCAAATTCTAATTAACAAAGCAAATGGATTTGGCAAATCTACAGCTTATGTTCCTGAGGAAGAGATAACAGTTATTATGGGATTAGAg gtgTATCACCCTGATATGGAAAACTACTTCAGTGGATATGATGGATCAAAATACATTATGCAGCCATGGTTGAAAAAACTCTACCCTCATGACTGA
- the LOC128785614 gene encoding F-box only protein 21-like isoform X2 has protein sequence MLICALPAQYLISQWYGTDSAERIQITERNWYYGENKTKSSNNEAKPHSYLAESAHVHSPKPEYIKFCVGQVIIHRRFGYSGVIVGWDVKASTPEEQLQPRYPPVKQDLKDTPHYQILINKANGFGKSTAYVPEEEITVIMGLEVYHPDMENYFSGYDGSKYIMQPWLKKLYPHD, from the exons ATGCTGATCTGTGCTCTTCCTGCACAGTATTTAATATCTCAGTGGTATGGAACAGACTCTGCCGAGCGCATCCAAATAACAGAAAG gAATTGGTACTATGGAGAGAACAAGACTAAAAGCAGTAACAATGAAGCAAAACCCCATTCTTATCTTGCAG aATCAGCTCATGTTCACAGTCCAAAACCTGAATACATTAAGTTCTGTGTGGGCCAGGTAATAATTCACAGAAGGTTTGGCTACTCAGGAGTCATTGTCGGATGGGATGTAAAAGCTAGCACTCCAGAAGAACAACTACAACCCAGATATCCTCCAGTGAAACAG GATCTAAAAGATACTCCTCACTATCAAATTCTAATTAACAAAGCAAATGGATTTGGCAAATCTACAGCTTATGTTCCTGAGGAAGAGATAACAGTTATTATGGGATTAGAg gtgTATCACCCTGATATGGAAAACTACTTCAGTGGATATGATGGATCAAAATACATTATGCAGCCATGGTTGAAAAAACTCTACCCTCATGACTGA